The window CAACGCCAGAACTCCAACTAGCACATACCACATAGTACTTCCTCCTTCATGTTGTCTAATAAGAGTGTACTAAAGGATACCCGATTATACAATATTTTCTTTCACTTTTTCTTTTTTAAACATATTTTCTTTCTTTTAATGGCTTCACCCATCCAAAGCGTCCATTATTAAAATCTAAAGCAAGCAACCGACCGTTAAAATTTTTCAAAGATTCGAAAAATAACATTTCTGAATCATAGCTGCCGGAGGCCTTTAAAAGCATTTTGGTCGATTGAATTTCAAGTGTACTCCCATTCTTTTCTGTAGATTCCATCCGATACGTGTTGCCTTCGACGGTAAATCCTTTTTGCCGTGAAAGATTTTGGCGAATCAACCGATACAATTGCATGACGGGAAGTTCTTCCGTAATATATTGAACTTGCAAATCCAATATACTTCTATATTCTCCTTTTGAATGCATCCAATCATAAAACAAGTGGTAAAATACTTTTTCCCGTCCATAAAAATAAAAGGCAAATTCATCTTTTATCCAATAAATATGATAGAAGCGCAAACCCATCCCCCCGTTTGTCCAATTTTGATCCGTTTTAGTTGGTTATGGCTCATTATAACAAAATGGAACGGCATGTCCTGTAGAATTCTCGTAAAAGGATTTTCTTTTTTTGTCGCTTCCTGTTTATTTCCAAAACGGCTCACGAAAACCAACGTTGTTTTATCAACGAAACAGTCCACACCAGCTTTTTACAAAAACAGCATAAAAAAGCTGCCAGCTTAATGCCAGCAGCTTAAACAAACTTATTTATTTAATAACTGTTTTACGCGATTTACCACATTTTCTGCCGTAAAACCGTACTCTTTCATTACAATTTCTCCTGGGGCTGATGCTCCAAAACGGTCAATTGCCAAAATTTCTCCTTCGTCTCCAACATATCGTTCCCAGCCGAAAGAGGAAGCCATTTCGATCGCAAGCCGTTTTTTAACGGCTGACGGAATGACTGATTCTTTGTATTCATCTGATTGTTTTTCAAAACGATCCCAAGAAGGCAAGCTGACAACGGAAACGTCAATTCCATCTTCCAAAAGCTGTTTTTGGGCTTCAACTGCTAGATGGACTTCAGAACCGGACGCTAACAAGAGGGCATCTGGAGTTTCTTTATTAGAAGGAGAAACGACATATCCTCCCTTTTCTACTCCTTCTTGAGCTGTTTCTGCGGTTCCTTTTAACGTCGGTAAATTTTGACGCGATAATACTAATGCAGTTGGTTTATCTTTTGAAGTAAGCGCCATTCTCCACGCAGCTGCGGTTTCATTAGCATCTGCAGGACGGATAACCGATAAATTAGGCATTGCCCGTAAAGACGCCAGCTGTTCAACCGGTTCATGCGTTGGGCCATCTTCACCAACAGCGATGCTGTCATGGGTAAGCACATAAGTAACAGGCAGTCCCATTAGAGCGGCCAAACGAATAGCCGGACGCAAATAATCGGAGAATACGAAGAATGTACCACCAAATACTTTTACTCCACCATGTAGGGCCATTCCATTCATAGCGGCACCCATTGCAAATTCGCGAACACCGAACCAAATGTTACGGCCATCATAAGAATTTGGTCCAAAATCTTTTTCTTCTTTAATGGTTGTTTTGTTAGAACCAGCTAAATCAGCAGATCCGCCGATAAAAGTTGGAACGCGTTTTGCGATCGCATTCAGCACTTCTCCAGAAGATGATCTGCTAGCGATGCTTTTTCCTTCTTCATAAACCGGTATTTCTGCATCCCAATCTTCAGGCAGGTCTCCGTTAATAGCTTGCTCCAATTGTTTTCCTAATTCTGGGTAATCCTTTTTATATTGTGCAAAAAGGTTCAGCCATTCTTTTTCTTTTTCGCTTCCTTTTTCAACCGTTAATTGATGGAAACGTTCATAAACTTCATCCGGAACATAGAAGTCTTCTTCAAAAGTCCATTTGTATGCTTCTTTCGTTTTCTTTAATTCATCTGCTCCAAGAGGTGAGCCATGAACAGACGATGTACCTGCTTTATTAGGAGATCCATAACCGATAACTGTTTTGACTTCGATGATTGTTGGACGCGTTTCATCGTTTCGGGCTTCTTCAATGGCTTTGGCAATTTCTTCTAAATTATTGCCGTCTTCTACACGAAGATATTGCCATCCATATGCTTTAAAGCGTTGTTCTACACTTTCTGAAAACGCTTTGTTCAATTCACCGTCCAACGAAATGTCATTGGAGTCATACAGCACGATTAAACGACCAAGTTTTAGATGACCAGCTAAAGAAGCAGCTTCTGCAGAAACCCCTTCCATTAAGTCGCCGTCACCGCAAATTGCGTATGTATAATGGTCGACAATTGGATAGTTTTCTTTATTATAAACTGATGCTAAATGACGCTCAGCCATTGCCATTCCGACTGCCATGGCGATTCCTTGTCCGAGTGGTCCGGTTGTAGCTTCAACACCTGGAGTATGGCCATATTCCGGATGTCCCGGAGTTTTGCTTCCCCATTGACGGAAGTTTTTAATATCATCCATTGTCACTCCGTAACCGGAAAGATGAAGCAGACTATAAAGAAGCATCGATCCATGTCCGGCGGAAAGAACAAATCGGTCTCGATTAAACCAATCTGGGTTCTTCGGATTATGATTCATAAAACGGGTCCAGAGGGTATAGGCCATCGGAGCTGTTCCCATTGGCATACCTGGATGCCCGGATTTTGCTTTTTCAATTGCATCAATCGACAATGTTCGAATTGTCGTAATTGCAAGCTGGTCTGTATGGTCAAACATGACTAGCACCCTTTCCAATTCATTTTCTTACATATTTATATTATATGTCTGTGAGCAATTATACAACAAAATGATATGGTTTGTGAAAAATTACTCAGATTTTCAAACTACCTGATTGAATTTCCCAATTTGAATACTTAAAAGTTGCCATTCGATTGAAACGAAAAAAGCTTCCCATCAACATGATGTTAAGGGAAGCAATAATTGGTTGTCAATGAAGCTTTTTCCTCATTTGGATATTTCTTAATTTCTTTGGTGTGACTTCTTGACCAGTTGAATCGAAAACCCGGACCTTTTCAATGGTTTCTTTCATAGAAGAACGAAATGCAGTTAAATATTCAGCGCGCAAACGAGATTGCTCTTTCGCTTCTTCTTGAGTTAATCCAACTGTTTTAGATTTTTTTGCCAGTTCATTGATTCTAGCAATCTTATCACTTGAAAGCATACCGTTGCTCCTTTTCATTTGATATCCCTATTTTAATGGAAATCATACTAGAAATAGAACAAAAAAACAAGAATTCAGTCTTGTTCATTCAACTGTTTCGATTCATTCTTCTGTCTGTCCATATATTCTTGGTAGCGGCGATGGACGGTTGCTTTTGAGACATCGTAGCCGAATCCTCTTAATGTAGCTGCAATTTCCGCAAATGTAAGATCGTTGTTGCGCAATCGAATGATTTCTTCTATTGGGAGTGTTTTGCGTTCTCTGCCTAAAGGATTTCCGGATCCTTTTAAATTCTTTTCAGGCCGATATCCCTTTTCAACTGCTCTTATCATTCCTCTTTTGATTTTTAGATTATGTATTTTTCGCTGATATTCTTCCACCATGCTTACGATTTTAAGAACCATCGAATCCGACTCTGAAAGCTGAAGTTCTCCTTTGTCAGATATGCTAAAAACTTTAGCCCCTTCTTTATAAATGCAATGCAAAAGAGCAATTTTGGCATTGCCTCTTCCAATTCTAGTTTCATCTTGAATCAATACTGCGCCAGCTTTTTTGTCTTTTAACATATCTAACATCTCCAGCACGCCGGGACGATCCAAATCATAACCGCTTGCTTGGTCACGAATAACAGCTGCCAGTTCAAATCCAAACTCTGAAGCGAGCCGTCGAAGTTCCTCTTCTTGCCTTTCCAATGATGTTTCCTGAGTTTCTTTTGTCGTGCTCACTCGGCAATAGATAATGGCCTTCGTGTTTCATCACTCCTCTTTATAAGCAACTTGATGTTTTTTATTCACGGCTGTAACCGGAATAATAATTTTATCACCTGGCTTAATGACAGGGCTGGCAAGATGATTCTTCTGTTCCACCCATTTGACAAATTCATTATAATCCATGTTGTGATGGTCCCCATATTTCATGGCGATCGACCATAACGAATCTCCTTCATGCACTACGATTTTCTGATAATTTGGCTCCTTTGTCATTTGACCGATGATAAATAAACCGGACAGAACGGAAACAATCACTAAAATGATGGCGAAACGGTAGTTTTTCCACACCCATTTTATCATAAAAATTACCTCCGAACGAATGTTTGTTCTTTTACGAAAAATTGTAATACGAACATTTGTTTGAGTCAACTCTTTTTTCGAACTTATGTTTGTATTCCAACTCTTGGCATGCTATAATACCTTTAACAGAAAGAGATACGGGGGGGCTGCCTTAAAATGACTAAGTTATCAAAGAGGCAACAAGAAATCCTTGATTTTATTAAGAACGAAGTGAAAACGAAAGGATATCCACCATCTGTGCGTGAAATTGGCGAAGCAGTAGGGCTAGCTTCCAGTTCGACTGTCCATGGCCATTTGGCGCGTCTTGAGAAAAAAGGGTTGATTAGAAGAGACCCTACAAAGCCTAGAGCGATTGAAATACTCGATGCCGAAGATGATATCATTCCGCGCCAAAATGTGATCAATGTACCAATTGTTGGAAAAGTAACAGCCGGGATTCCCATTACGGCCATTGAAAATATTGAAGAATATTTTCCTCTTCCAGAGAGGCTGGCACCCAGCGATGAACAGATATTTATGCTGGAAGTTATGGGTGACAGCATGATTGAAGCTGGAATTCTTGATGGAGACTACGTCATCGTCCGCCAACAGCAATCCGCACTAAATGGGGAAATTGTTGTCGCTATGACAGACGAAAATGAAGCCACTGTCAAAAGATTTTTTAAAGAAAAAGATTACATAAGGCTTCAGCCTGAAAACTCATCAATGGAACCAATCATTTTGCGTGATGTGAAAATTCTTGGAAAAGTGATTGGAATTTACAGAGAAATTCATTAATGGATGTATACCATAAACGGAAAAAGCTTGTCTTACTTTCTTATATATGTACAGTTGCAATACGTTATGACGCATTACGGAAAAAAGCGCTCATCGCCTGAAGATGAACGCTTTTTTCTTTGGTTCTATACTAAATGTTGGGGTTAAGAGACTTTTCAGGCAAAATAAAAGCACTTACGAAGATCTCCCTTTAAAATGATAGTTGGCGACTACATCAAAAAGGAGATTTCGTAAATGCATTCTCATTTTATCACAAAACTGCTTGGGTTAGAAGATGTTGAAATCACTCATGTAGAGGATCAAATCACTCACTTTGAAATCCATATTCAAACGCCTGTAAAAGTTCAAAAATGCCCCTGCTGTCAGAAGGAAACTTCCTCTGTCCATGATGATCGAATTCAAAAGATTCGTGATGTAAAGGTCTTTGAAAAATATTGTTTTCTCATCTTGAGAAAGCGCCGATACAGATGTAAGTCCTGTGGAAAACGGTTCTACGAACCCTATTCTTTTCTAGAGCGTTACCAGCGCCACACGAAACGACTCCTCCAAGCTCTTTTGGTTAAAGTGAGGGAGTATAACTTTAAGCAGGTTGCCAAGGAAACAGGACTTGGGCATTCCACCGTCATTCGGCTCTTTGACAAGTACTATTCCTATGACAATAAGGCCCTCCCGAAAGTTCTGGCCATTGATGAATTGAAAGGGACTTCTGAAACGGGCAAGTACCAATGTATCATTGGCGATCCTGTAAACCGAAGGGTTTACGATATCATTCCTAACAGGAATCTATCCACCCTAAAGGAATACTTCCGTACACTTCCAAGGGAGAAAGTACAGATGGTGGTCATGGATATGTGGGCAGCCCTACAAGACGCTCGCTTTGAAAAGTTTTGATAAACCGATTCTGGTGGTCGATCGATTCCATTATGTTCGGCATAATGTATGGGCATTGGAACGGGTAAGGAAGAGAGTCCAGAAAAACTTTCAAGAGAAGGATCGTAAATCCATGAAGAAGTTGCGTTATCTGCTTCATAAGCCACATGCCCATTTGAATGCAGATGAAATGGAACAGCTGAACTATTTCTTTTCACTGGCCCTTGACTTAAAGAAGGCCTATATCGTAAAAGAGACCTTCCATAAGTGGCTGAAGGAAAGTGACAAAACAAACGCCAAAAGAAACCTTGAGCACCTCTATAAGGTCATAGAGGAATCGGGACTCGAAGAATATCAATACATGAAAAGAACATTCAAAAACTGGGAAAAGGAGATCTTAAATTCCTTTCTCTTCCCTTACACGAATGGATTTATTGAGGGGATCAACAACAAGATAAAAGTCATCAAACGAATGTCATATGGCATTCGGAACTTTAAGAGACTAAGAAATAAAGCTTTATGTTCACTCATCTAGTCAACTACAAAAAAAGGGGCACTTCGATAAGTGTACCCCAACAATTGACATAGAGCCATAGTTTAAAAAGGACAAAATCTAGAGTCCACCCACAGCATGAAAAACCCGGGCCTTTATGGCAGACCCGGGAAATGTTAGTATGAAGCATCCGCAAAAATAGGTTTTCATCTTAAAATACTAACTTCCCCACGCTGGTATGAACCAGATCAGGTCCTGAGGGTTAAGAAACTTCATCGTGTTTCTTTCTCAGCCCAACTCATTGGACACCCCTAGTTTGAATTCCATATTCACTTACAAAAAAGAATATATACGAAACTATAAAATTTGTAAAGAATAATTTGAAATTTTTTTCGTTTCATTCGAGATTGAAAATACAACAAGATTTAGACTTTTATCCTGCTCCATTTCGCGTTAAAAATAGGCCTTTTGGACTGGATTATTCTTAAATGGATCCCATTTTGTTAAGAAAATGTAAAGATTTGATTATACATAGTAATATTTTCCTTTGATTGTTATAATTTTCATGACAAAAAAATGTCAGTACCATATAAGTAAAATTGCGAAATTCTCTCAAAACCACACTCAAAATATTTTGAGCGTCCAAGAAGATGCCGATCATTTATCAGACATGTCTGTTCAATTAACAAGTTTGGTTTTTAAATTTAAAGTGAACTAAAATTTCCTAACAAAAAAAGGTATGGAAAGAGCCCTTCTTTATGTTTGAAGGGCTCTTAATGTCTTATCCCTCATTTCAACCATCATATTTTCAAAACAGTCTCTTCAAATTAAAAAAGTAATACAACTAAATGATTCCATCTTTATTGTAAGCAGGTTTCAAAGCTACGAGAGTATAATGGAACTTACTAGAAACTGAAAAGTTGGTTATGGTTTAATCTTCTGTTTTTTCGTTCCATATTTCAGATAAAATCTCATAGGAACGCAGTCGTGCTGAATGATCATATATGTGAGATACCACCATTAATTCATTCACTTGTGTTTTATCTAAAAATTCTTGGAGTTCTTCTTTTACCGTCTTTTTCGATCCAACAAAAGTATAATACACTTGATGGCGGACGGCTTCTTTTTCAAATTCATTCCACATTCCATCCATACTTTCAACAGGCGGTTGCAAAGGCTTGGAAGTCCCGCGTGTCACACCTAAGAAGAATTGATATAAAGAGGTGGCTAGACGTTTCGCTTCTTCATCCGTGTCTGCAGCGATCACGTTCACACATGCTAACGCATACGGTTCTTTTAGATTTTCAGATGGTTGAAATCGATCTCGATATATCTTGAGAGCGTCGAAAATATGCGTTGGAGCGAAATGACTCGCGAAAGCAAAAGGCAAACCGAGCAAAGCCGCAAGCTGAGCGCTGTAAGTACTTGAACCAAGCAACCAAATAGGAACATTTAAGCCTTCGCCAGGAATCGCTCGAACATAAGATTTGCGATTACTTTTAGACGAAAAATAATGGAGTAATTCCTGTACATTTTTTGGAAACTCCGAATCAGATCCTTTTAAATGACGTCTTAACGCCATCGCCGTCATTTGATCTGTTCCGGGTGCGCGGCCTAATCCTAAATCAATTCGTCCGGGATACAAAGACTCTAATGTGCCAAATTGCTCAGCAACGACAAGAGGAGCGTGATTTGGCAGCATGACTCCTCCAGATCCTACTCTAATTGTAGATGTACCTCCCGCAATGTAACCGATTAAGACAGAAGTAGCGGAACTTGCAATCCCTTCCATATTATGATGTTCTGCCAGCCAATAACGCTTAAATCCCCATTGTTCCACATGCTGAGCAAGATCTAAACTATTCCGAAAAGAATCAGCTGGTGTTTTCCCCGATAGTACCGGAGCTAAGTCCAAAACAGAAATTTCAATGTCATGCAATCTTTTTTTGTTCGTTTTCATATCCATACCCGTTTTCCTCTCATAAAAATTCTATATATCTATATATTTAGATATACTAATTATAATGATATAGGCAAAATTTTTTTGCCTATAAGTCCTTATCCAATTGTTCAATAAATTCCCGAACCATTTTTTCATTGCGTCGGTAATACGTCCATTTTCCAATCCGCTTTGACTCCAAAAGCCCTGCTTTCTGCATCATCAACAAATAATTTGAAACGACAGATTGAGCCAAGCCAGCCTTTTCTTGTATATCTCCTACACAAACTCCCCCTTTAAAATCGTCATGATTCGGTACATGCAAATGAGGGCCAAAATGTTGTTCAGGATGTTTTAACCATTTTAAAATATTATATCTTGTTTCATTGGAAAGAGCTTTTAACATCATCATGGTATCCATAGTTTTATTATAACCATATTTTTCGAGATATCAAATCACCTACTGCTTATGAGTCAGTCAAGACTTTGTGGGAATTTTTTTGGTTCGCTGAAAATAGATGTAAGTCATAGGTTAGCGAACCATTTTTTTGAATTTCATCCGTAAGCGCTTTCGGACTCTCATCCCTTGCCATGACAGACGAATATGTATACCTTTTTTTACCATCCCTTGAATTCAGACAGGGCATGATAGATCGGAGTCCCGGACGATTGCTGTAAATATGGCACGTTATTCCGCGTTACCTCTGGAAGAAGACGGCGGATGCGTTGTTTCGCCTTGTTCACGATCGTCTGTTTGGTAGATGCCGTTTCCTCCGCCGGATGCGACGATTCTTCTCCTAAACGATGTCCGAAAAGACGAATCCCATCCATCCGGGCAATCATTGCCTTGAAAAACGCCCTGAGTCCCTTGTCTGTCCAACTGCGGCGGTATTTCACCCGATACGCCAGCTGGCTCATCACGCTTTCAGCCCTCCCCATCGGATACATGCCCGTTGTGTCCACTCCTTGCTCCTTCAGCCATTCCCGGTAATCACGGATGCATCCCGGCATCGATTCGATCCGGTGGATCAAGGCAGCCAGCTGTTGTTCTTTCGCTTCGTCCCCCAGCGTGCCGAGGGCGCTGTTCAGTTCCACAAGCAGCTTCTCTTCATCCTGCTTCGCCAGCTTTTGCCGAATCGCCTGCCACCGTGGATGGCCCGAGAGGCATTGGCGCAACTCACGCGCCACGTGGAATCGATCCAATTGGAAGCAGACCCGTCCTTTGAAATACTCCCGGCACGCGGTAATCCATGGAGCGCCGTCCCCGTTGATGACAAGAAGATCCCGACACGGATCATAGGCATATTCGTTCATCAAAAATTCCTCGAAGCCTTCCCACACCTCCCCCTTGCCTTCATGGACGTAATGGCGCTGATTCACGAATTCGATCCGTGAGCCGTTGCGCTTCCATCCTTCGTGAACGGTCAGGATTTTGTCTTCCTTGGCCCGTTTTCCCTTCCCTTGGAGAGAGACAAACAGTCCATCGGCCTCCACAAACAGCACCCGTCCATATCGCTGGTCAACCGGGCAGTGCAGCGGAACTTCAGCCTCGAGCACCAACTGGCGGATCGTCTCATGGCTCATCACCGGATACCCGACCATCTGGGCAAGCGTATGAGCCGCTTTGCGATAGGAAGAGCACTCCACAGCCAATCCCATCGCCGTTTCTTCTAGACAAGGGCTGATTGACTGCGATCCATCAAACGCTAAAAAGGAATCAAGCAAAAACGTGTAACGGTTTTGTTCTCGGTCTAAATAGTAGTTTCGCTCAAAGGTAACTTCGCCAAACAAGGTTTGAATCGTGGTGCGTCGTTTGTCTTTCAAGTGGTACCGGCGCTTGTCCCGGGTTTCCGCCAATTGTCGGTCGATGTCCTCCAACAGAGCCGTAAACAGCTCGGTGAAGGCGTTTTGCAAGGCTCGAAACAAATCAAGTTCGATCTCTTTCCATGTCAACGAATTTGTGGTAAGATGTTGTTGAATATTCATGGGACTCTCTCCTCCTGTTTGATGGTGTGAACAATGATCATCTTACCAGGGAGAGAGTCCTTTTTTCATGTTTCCTGCTTGGGATCCTACCGCACTTTGCTTGGTGGCCCCGATGAGGGGGATTGCGAACCTACGTTCCCAACCCCCTCATCGGGGAATTCTAAGAATTTCTCCCACAAACATTTTACTCACACTCGTCACGATGGAAATGGCAAAAGGGGTATGAGTATGTTCACGAAAAAGCGAACTTTTCTGAACAAAACAGGCTATTTAAGAATATAAGGATGAATATGAGTGCTGTGTATTTATCATATCTTGAAGAATTTTATGATCAGCAATCATTCAAAAATTGACAAAACAGTGCTTTGAGGTCAATCCACCCGTTTTTTATAATGAGGGATATCCTGCCAAACAGGAAAAAAACTCCAAATATCTCCATTTATAGTAAAATACAAAAACACTGATGATGGCTCATTGTCATATCAAGATAAAGCCTTAAGGTTTCATCTCCTCATTGCACTATCTTTCCTTCAATCCGATGATTGGCATCATTTCACTTCTTCCTATTTTATCCAACGATATATTGATGAATTCCTCTATCGGCATATTAGCACCACTATGCTCGAAGCTCCCTTTCTCTTATACTGGATCTTCAGCAACAATTGACTTATTGTGATAATTCTCATAAATGGTTAAACAACTAGTACAACCAAACACCCTCTTTCATATACTGCTACTGTCAAACAAATCAAAAACGGAGGTATTAAAATGCACGCACACAAAAAATGGGGCCACCACCCTTCTTTTGGATGTCCCCCGGTATTCTGTCCGCCACAAGTGTATCCAACTATGTACGATCTACCATTAGTCTCGCCGCCACAGCAATACGTAAAAACCAATTTAACCAATACTGTAGTACCACATATTCACCCATCTCATACCACTAATGTTAACAAGCATATGATTACTCATGAGCATTATTTCCCACACACTGAATCTGTAGTAAATGAATGCTGCGAACAACATGTGATGTGTGGAGTACCGCATGATCCTTGTTGTCCGAGACCATTTGGCTTTTAACTTTCAAAGCCCCACATACGGGGCTTTACTTTTTCCTTAACAGGCTCCGTATGGATATCAATTAAATCTTATCTAACGGAATCAGTCTGATTAATCCGAAACTGTTCAACATGGGTATCCATCAAAACTTAATAAAGCAATCTCCATAAATAAAAAGTGGCATAAGCTTCCCAATTTTTCCATCTTGAAAATAACTTTAAGATTTCTGCTTTAGAAGGTTTATTCTCGAAACCAAGAAGATGTTTCATAGCATTGTGCAGACCGACATCATCAATGGGTAAAGCACTGGGCATTCTCAGACAAAACATTAAAGTATAGTTTGCCGTCCACGGTCCTATTCCCCGAATTTTGACTAAGGCTTTTTCCGCTTCCTTATAGTCTCCCGTGCCTATCAATCGCTCTTTCGTTAATTTTCCTTCCGCCATGAGTCGAGCGACTCCAATGAGATATTCACCTTTTCTGGCAGACATTTGTAATTCGGTTAAATCGTTGATCGTCAATTCCGCGACGACTTGAGGAGATGGAAAGATCCAATATGGTTCTCCATTCCAGTTTACGTGCCGACCAAAGGTTTCCACGAAACGCCTTTTTAAAGTACGCGCAAAACTTAGATTGATTTGCTGTCCGATAATCCCCCAACAGATAGCCTCAAATAAATCGGGAATTCCGATGAGACGAAGTCCATAAAATTGGCTGGTGACTTTTTGCAGTAACGGATCATTTTCCGCTAAACGGTAAAATGGGCGTAAATCGGTCTCCAAATCAAACCATTCTCTTACGAATCGTGCTGCCGCTGCCCGGACCCATTTATGAGAAGGAATGGTGTGACCAACAAAACGTATGATAAGAGAATCATCATGGTCCGTACTAATTTCCATTAATACTGTTTCCTGCTCGATCGGAACCGCTTTGTAAATTCTATTGTCTTTGATACGATACATACTTTCGTTTGGAGCGATAGACAAATATTTCATGTTTTCGGCAAAGCTGAATTCTTTCGGCACCATCAACCTGATTTCATCCTTGTGATCTTCCCAGGAACCATGCGGAAGATGAGAACAACATGTTTTACAAGGACGATAGCCGGCTTGCTCTGCTTCTATTCTAGACGCAAATCGAATGATGTTTTCTGTCTTTTTATTCTCTTCGCACCAGGGGAAACAATAAATCTTCGTTGTTTTGTCGCCCACAAAATAAGCGGCATCCCACTCATGATTAAACAAACTGTTTTTCATATAAATCTCCCACTCCTATATAACAATACAATCTTAGTTTTAACATAAAATGACTTAAAGTCATTTTGAAATCTTGCTTTTCTATTCGTGGAGACATACTTGATATCTTCATCCAGTGTATACTGAAAATGGAGGGAATCCAAATGAAGAATCAAAAACAAAAAGAATACGAGATGATACAATTCATCTCGCAAAACGATCATGAAGTAAAACCGGTTATGGAAAATATGACGGACGAAATTTGGCAAGCAATTATAATGAATAAATCGTCCTACGACGATCAATTTTTGTATGGTGTAAAAACAACCGGCATTTTTTGCCGCCCTTCTTGCAAATCCCGCCCCCCTAAAAAGGAAAACGTACGCGTCTTTCAAAATGCCAAGCAAGCTCTATCGGAAAACTATCGTCCATGCAAACGATGCAAACCGACCGAACAACGACTGCCGGATGAAGATTGGGTGGCACAAATCACCCATTTTATAGACACGAATTTCAGTAAAACTTTAACGCTTGAAATATTGGCGAATTTTTGTCACGGCA of the Bacillus smithii genome contains:
- a CDS encoding LLM class flavin-dependent oxidoreductase; this translates as MDMKTNKKRLHDIEISVLDLAPVLSGKTPADSFRNSLDLAQHVEQWGFKRYWLAEHHNMEGIASSATSVLIGYIAGGTSTIRVGSGGVMLPNHAPLVVAEQFGTLESLYPGRIDLGLGRAPGTDQMTAMALRRHLKGSDSEFPKNVQELLHYFSSKSNRKSYVRAIPGEGLNVPIWLLGSSTYSAQLAALLGLPFAFASHFAPTHIFDALKIYRDRFQPSENLKEPYALACVNVIAADTDEEAKRLATSLYQFFLGVTRGTSKPLQPPVESMDGMWNEFEKEAVRHQVYYTFVGSKKTVKEELQEFLDKTQVNELMVVSHIYDHSARLRSYEILSEIWNEKTED
- a CDS encoding YneB family resolvase-like protein, coding for MIYCRVSTTKETQETSLERQEEELRRLASEFGFELAAVIRDQASGYDLDRPGVLEMLDMLKDKKAGAVLIQDETRIGRGNAKIALLHCIYKEGAKVFSISDKGELQLSESDSMVLKIVSMVEEYQRKIHNLKIKRGMIRAVEKGYRPEKNLKGSGNPLGRERKTLPIEEIIRLRNNDLTFAEIAATLRGFGYDVSKATVHRRYQEYMDRQKNESKQLNEQD
- the tkt gene encoding transketolase, which gives rise to MFDHTDQLAITTIRTLSIDAIEKAKSGHPGMPMGTAPMAYTLWTRFMNHNPKNPDWFNRDRFVLSAGHGSMLLYSLLHLSGYGVTMDDIKNFRQWGSKTPGHPEYGHTPGVEATTGPLGQGIAMAVGMAMAERHLASVYNKENYPIVDHYTYAICGDGDLMEGVSAEAASLAGHLKLGRLIVLYDSNDISLDGELNKAFSESVEQRFKAYGWQYLRVEDGNNLEEIAKAIEEARNDETRPTIIEVKTVIGYGSPNKAGTSSVHGSPLGADELKKTKEAYKWTFEEDFYVPDEVYERFHQLTVEKGSEKEKEWLNLFAQYKKDYPELGKQLEQAINGDLPEDWDAEIPVYEEGKSIASRSSSGEVLNAIAKRVPTFIGGSADLAGSNKTTIKEEKDFGPNSYDGRNIWFGVREFAMGAAMNGMALHGGVKVFGGTFFVFSDYLRPAIRLAALMGLPVTYVLTHDSIAVGEDGPTHEPVEQLASLRAMPNLSVIRPADANETAAAWRMALTSKDKPTALVLSRQNLPTLKGTAETAQEGVEKGGYVVSPSNKETPDALLLASGSEVHLAVEAQKQLLEDGIDVSVVSLPSWDRFEKQSDEYKESVIPSAVKKRLAIEMASSFGWERYVGDEGEILAIDRFGASAPGEIVMKEYGFTAENVVNRVKQLLNK
- a CDS encoding DUF896 domain-containing protein, whose amino-acid sequence is MLSSDKIARINELAKKSKTVGLTQEEAKEQSRLRAEYLTAFRSSMKETIEKVRVFDSTGQEVTPKKLRNIQMRKKLH
- the yneA gene encoding cell division suppressor protein YneA, which produces MIKWVWKNYRFAIILVIVSVLSGLFIIGQMTKEPNYQKIVVHEGDSLWSIAMKYGDHHNMDYNEFVKWVEQKNHLASPVIKPGDKIIIPVTAVNKKHQVAYKEE
- a CDS encoding ArsR/SmtB family transcription factor codes for the protein MDTMMMLKALSNETRYNILKWLKHPEQHFGPHLHVPNHDDFKGGVCVGDIQEKAGLAQSVVSNYLLMMQKAGLLESKRIGKWTYYRRNEKMVREFIEQLDKDL
- the sirA gene encoding sporulation inhibitor of replication protein SirA, yielding MRFYHIYWIKDEFAFYFYGREKVFYHLFYDWMHSKGEYRSILDLQVQYITEELPVMQLYRLIRQNLSRQKGFTVEGNTYRMESTEKNGSTLEIQSTKMLLKASGSYDSEMLFFESLKNFNGRLLALDFNNGRFGWVKPLKERKYV
- a CDS encoding transposase; translation: MVDRFHYVRHNVWALERVRKRVQKNFQEKDRKSMKKLRYLLHKPHAHLNADEMEQLNYFFSLALDLKKAYIVKETFHKWLKESDKTNAKRNLEHLYKVIEESGLEEYQYMKRTFKNWEKEILNSFLFPYTNGFIEGINNKIKVIKRMSYGIRNFKRLRNKALCSLI
- a CDS encoding ISL3 family transposase produces the protein MHSHFITKLLGLEDVEITHVEDQITHFEIHIQTPVKVQKCPCCQKETSSVHDDRIQKIRDVKVFEKYCFLILRKRRYRCKSCGKRFYEPYSFLERYQRHTKRLLQALLVKVREYNFKQVAKETGLGHSTVIRLFDKYYSYDNKALPKVLAIDELKGTSETGKYQCIIGDPVNRRVYDIIPNRNLSTLKEYFRTLPREKVQMVVMDMWAALQDARFEKF
- the lexA gene encoding transcriptional repressor LexA; translated protein: MTKLSKRQQEILDFIKNEVKTKGYPPSVREIGEAVGLASSSTVHGHLARLEKKGLIRRDPTKPRAIEILDAEDDIIPRQNVINVPIVGKVTAGIPITAIENIEEYFPLPERLAPSDEQIFMLEVMGDSMIEAGILDGDYVIVRQQQSALNGEIVVAMTDENEATVKRFFKEKDYIRLQPENSSMEPIILRDVKILGKVIGIYREIH